One window from the genome of Carassius carassius chromosome 15, fCarCar2.1, whole genome shotgun sequence encodes:
- the nmt2 gene encoding glycylpeptide N-tetradecanoyltransferase 2: MMAEDSESAASQQSLELDDQDTCGIDGDNEEENEHMQGSPGGDLGAKKKKKKQKRKKEKPSSGGTKSDSASDSQEIKNPAIPMQKLQDIQRAMELLSTCQGPAKNIDEATKHKYQFWDTQPVPKLNEVVTTHGPIEPDKENIRQEPYSLPQGFMWDTLDLSNAEVLKELYTLLNENYVEDDDNMFRFDYSPNFLKWALRPPGWLSQWHCGVRVSSNKKLVGFISAIPADIHIYDTLKTMVEINFLCVHKKLRSKRVAPVLIREITRRVNLEGIFQAVYTAGVVLPKPVSTCRYWHRSLNPRKLVEVKFSHLSRNMTLQRTMKLYRLPDSTRSPGLRLMRDGDVKQVTALLQKHLSRFHLRPVMGEEEVKHWFLPQENIIDTYVVEGSGGILTDFISFYTLPSTVMHHPLHKSLKAAYSFYNVHTETPLIDLMNDALILAKQKGFDVFNALDLMDNKNFLEKLKFGIGDGNLQYYMYNWKCPPMDPEKVGLVLQ, encoded by the exons ATGATGGCGGAGGACAGCGAGTCTGCGGCCAGCCAGCAGAGCCTGGAGCTGGACGACCAGGACACCTGCGGCATCGATGGAGACAACGAGGAGGAAAACGAGCACATGCAGGG GAGTCCTGGGGGTGATCTTGGtgcaaagaagaaaaagaagaaacagaAGAGAAAGAAGGAGAAACCAAGCTCAGGTGGAACCAAGTCTGACTCTGCCTCTGATTCTCAGGAGATAAAG AACCCTGCCATTCCAATGCAGAAACTGCAGGACATTCAGAGAGCTATGGAGCTCCTGTCCACCTGTCAAGGTCCAGCCAAAAACATAGATGAGGCCACAAAGCACAAGTACCAGTTCTGGGACACTCAACCCGTGCCCAAACTCA ATGAGGTGGTGACAACTCATGGGCCAATTGAGCCGGATAAAGAAAATATCAGACAAGAGCCATATTCCCTTCCACAGGGCTTTATGTGGGACACACTGGACCTTAGCAATGCTGAAGTG CTGAAGGAGTTATACACTTTGCTGAATGAAAATTATGTTGAGGATGATGACAACATGTTTAGATTTGACTATTCTCCTAACTTTCTGAAATG GGCGTTACGTCCCCCGGGTTGGCTGTCCCAGTGGCACTGTGGTGTCAGGGTCTCGTCCAATAAGAAGCTGGTTGGATTCATCAGTGCCATTCCTGCTGACATCCACATCTATGACAC GTTGAAGACGATGGTGGAAATAAACTTCCTGTGTGTGCATAAAAAATTGCGCTCAAAGCGTGTCGCCCCTGTACTAATCCGAGAGATCACGCGGCGGGTCAATTTAGAGGGAATTTTCCAGGCTGTATACACTGCTGGTGTAGTCCTGCCCAAACCCGTGTCTACATGCAG ATACTGGCATCGCTCACTAAACCCCAGGAAGCTTGTGGAGGTTAAGTTCTCCCATCTCAGCCGAAATATGACACTACAACGGACAATGAAGCTGTACAGATTACCTGAT AGCACTCGTTCTCCTGGTTTGAGGCTGATGAGAGATGGGGATGTGAAGCAGGTGACAGCATTGCTGCAGAAACACCTGAGCCGGTTTCATCTGCGGCCTGTCATGGGGGAAGAGGAGGTGAAGCACTGGTTCCTACCACAGGAGAACATCATTGACACTTATGTAGTCGAG GGCTCTGGTGGGATTCTAACGGACTTCATCAGTTTCTACACCTTGCCATCCACAGTGATGCATCATCCACTGCACAAAAGCCTGAAGGCTGCTTATTCCTTTTACAATGTTCACACAGAGACACCACTCATAGATCTGATGAATGATGCTCTCATCCTAGCCAAACAG AAAGGTTTTGATGTTTTTAATGCGCTGGATCTAATGGACAATAAGAATTTCTTGGAAAAGCTCAAGTTTGGGATTGGTGATGGTAACCTGCAGTATTACATGTACAACTGGAAATGCCCTCCCATGGACCCAGAGaaa GTTGGCCTTGTATTACAGTAA
- the crot gene encoding peroxisomal carnitine O-octanoyltransferase: MDNQVFESTAERTFQYQSSLPALPVPDLHDSLNKYLHAVKPFASEEEFRATAVILKHFEEGIGQQLHQKLLKRAKSRRNWLEDWWLDTAYLEVRFPSQLNVNFGGPTAYVEHCWPVRDGTQLERTSLNLWFTLQYWELIRTERLAVHKAGAMPFDMDQFRMLFCTCKVPGVNKDTILNFFKTESEGPCPSHMIVMCRGRVFTFDALCDGRILTPPELLRQLTYIKECCDGEPEGDGVSALTTEERTRWAKAREYLISIDPVNKTILETIQSSLFVLGLDDAKPYSNPENYTQLTHLALTGDPTIRWGDKSYNLICFSNGTFASNCDHAPYDAMVLVSNGYYVDQKLRACGGVWKGSEVVREMPVPEELIFTVDERVRRDIALAKEQYTKSSQDLQIVSYAFTSFGKAAIKKRKLHPDTFIQLALQLAYYRLHGKSGSCYETATTRRFFHGRTETMRPCTEEAQHWCRTMLNPTATTEEKRQALNAAFSKHNKLMAEAQDGKGFDRHLLGLYQIAKEEGLPVPELYMDPLYTKSGGGGNFVLSTSLVGYTTVLGAVAPMVPHGYGFFYRIRDDRIVASCSAWKSNPETDAETLFQNLCTSLHDIMHVTTQSQL, from the exons ATGGATAACCAGGTGTTCGAGTCCACTGCGGAGCGGACATTTCAGTATCAGAGCAGCCTCCCAGCTCTACCTGTGCCTGATCTACACGACTCACTCAACAAATACCTGCACGCAG TAAAACCTTTTGCATCTGAGGAGGAGTTTCGAGCCACAGCCGTCATTTTGAAACACTTTGAGGAGGGCATTGGACAACAGCTACATCAAAAGCTTCTGAAGAGAGCCAAGAGCAGGCGCAACTGG CTTGAGGACTGGTGGCTGGACACAGCGTATCTAGAGGTGCGTTTCCCCTCTCAGCTCAATGTGAATTTTGGAGGACCTACAGCCTACGTGGAGCACTGCTGGCCTGTACGTGATGGCACACAGCTGGAGAGGACCAGCTTGAATTTGTGGTTCACCCTCCAGTACTGGGAACTTATCCGCAC GGAGAGGCTGGCCGTTCATAAGGCAGGAGCGATGCCCTTTGACATGGATCAGTTCCGCATGCTCTTCTGCACCTGCAAAGTGCCTGGCGTCAATAAAGACACCATCCTCAACTTCTTCAAAACAG AGAGCGAGGGACCCTGCCCTTCTCACATGATTGTGATGTGTCGTGGGAGGGTCTTCACATTTGATGCTCTCTGTGATGGCCGTATCCTCACTCCCCCAGAGCTGTTGAG GCAGCTGACTTACATTAAAGAATGTTGTGATGGAGAGCCGGAGGGGGATGGAGTGAGCGCTCTCACCACTGAGGAAAGGACGCGCTGGGCAAAG GCTCGGGAATATCTGATCTCCATTGATCCTGTGAATAAGACCATACTAGAGACCATTCAGAGCTCTTTATTTGTGCTCGGCCTGGACGATGCCAAGCCTTATTCCAACCCTGAAAACTACACACAG TTGACCCACCTGGCATTAACTGGTGACCCCACGATCCGCTGGGGTGATAAATCTTACAATCTGATCTGCTTCTCTAATGGGACCTTCGCTTCTAACTGTGAT CATGCGCCATATGATGCCATGGTTTTGGTATCTAATGGATATTACGTAGATCAGAAATTGAGGGCCTGTGGTGGTGTGTGGAAG GGTTCAGAGGTTGTGCGTGAGATGCCTGTCCCGGAGGAGCTGATATTCACTGTGGATGAACGGGTGAGGAGAGACATAGCCCTGGCTAAAGAACAATACACCAAAAGT TCTCAGGACCTGCAGATTGTCAGCTATGCCTTCACCTCATTTGGAAAAGCAGCCATTAAGAAGAGGAAGCTTCACCCTGACACttttatacagctggctctgcaGTTAGCATACTACAGGCTCCACGGAAA GTCTGGTAGTTGTTATGAGACCGCCACCACACGGCGTTTCTTTCATGGCCGGACAGAGACCATGAGGCCCTGCACTGAGGAGGCCCAGCACTGGTGCAGAACCATGTTGAACCCTACAGCCACG ACTGAGGAGAAAAGACAAGCTTTAAATGCAGCCTTCAGCAAACATAACAAACTGATGGCAGAGGCACAGGATGGAAAAG GCTTTGACAGACACCTCCTGGGCTTATACCAGATTGCCAAGGAGGAGGGTCTTCCTGTGCCTGAACTCTACATGGATCCGCTCTATACTAAGAG TGGAGGAGGGGGGAATTTTGTGCTTTCCACTAGTCTGGTGGGCTACACCACTGTACTTGGAGCAGTCGCACCCATGGTGCCACACGGATATGGGTTTTTCTACCGCATTCGTGATGACAG aatTGTTGCATCCTGCAGCGCTTGGAAGTCCAACCCAGAGACAGACGCTGAAACCCTGTTTCAGAACCTCTGCACCTCTTTACATGACATCATGCACGTCACTACCCAGTCCCAGCTGTGA
- the acbd7 gene encoding acyl-CoA-binding domain-containing protein 7 isoform X2 has product MTLKAEFEQYAENVKKVKSRPTDQELLDLYGLYKQAIVGDINTDKPGITDLKGKAKWEAWNSRKGMSNEDAMNTYISLAKEAIEKYGM; this is encoded by the exons ATGACTTTGAAG GCTGAATTTGAGCAATATGCAGAGAACGTAAAGAAAGTGAAGAGCAGACCTACAGACCAAGAGCTGCTGGATTTGTATGGCCTCTACAAGCAAGCCATCGTTGGGGATATTAATACTG ACAAACCTGGAATAACGGATTTGAAAGGGAAAGCCAAATGGGAGGCATGGAATTCAAGGAAAG GGATGTCAAATGAAGACGCCATGAATACCTACATTTCCCTGGCCAAGGAAGCCATTGAAAAGTATGGAATGTGA
- the rpp38 gene encoding ribonuclease P protein subunit p38 — MATPAKGATKKEKKKHIPVKTSLNSPYSIHWSPLEREHKHFILNTLKDKLSAVGLQKQRVIRFRERGSRRRSRKKASTPTEEQNPALEPAESVQNPSKPTESCWSNPAVRKQLAIGINEVTKGLERNELSLVLVCNSAKPTHMTCHLIPLSKTRSVPACQVPSLSDTVAGLLGLKCVLALGFRRGTEVFEDVVRAITLVVPPLNVAWIPTDSLEEAEEKQSDTGKGQKRKLEEMSDEVCDPSTLILQPLKVKKIIPNPTKIRKPKKKGTQKCLSAV; from the coding sequence ATGGCTACCCCAGCTAAAGGAGCaacgaagaaagaaaaaaagaagcacaTACCAGTGAAAACTTCACTGAATAGCCCATACAGCATTCACTGGAGTCCACTGGAAAGAGAACACAAGCATTTCATTCTGAACACACTTAAAGACAAACTCTCCGCCGTTGGGCTTCAGAAACAACGGGTCATTAGGTTTCGCGAGCGTGGAAGCAGAAGAAGGTCAAGAAAAAAGGCATCAACACCCACAGAGGAACAAAACCCAGCTCTTGAACCTGCAGAGAGCGTACAGAATCCCTCAAAGCCCACCGAGTCGTGCTGGAGCAACCCGGCTGTGAGGAAACAGCTGGCCATCGGCATCAACGAGGTCACCAAAGGCCTGGAGCGGAATGAACTGAGTTTGGTGCTCGTGTGTAATTCGGCAAAGCCAACACACATGACATGCCATTTAATCCCGCTGAGTAAGACAAGGTCTGTGCCCGCCTGCCAGGTGCCCAGTCTGAGCGACACTGTCGCGGGGCTGCTGGGTCTCAAGTGCGTCCTGGCGCTGGGATTCAGGCGCGGCACCGAGGTGTTCGAGGACGTGGTCCGCGCGATCACGCTCGTGGTTCCGCCGCTCAACGTGGCTTGGATCCCGACGGATTCCCTAGAGGAAGCCGAGGAAAAGCAGAGCGACACAGGAAAGGGGCAGAAGAGGAAATTAGAAGAAATGTCGGATGAAGTCTGTGACCCTTCTACTTTAATCCTCCAGCCTCTAAAAGTGAAGAAAATCATCCCTAATCCTACGAAAATCAGAAAACCGAAAAAGAAAGGAACTCAAAAGTGCTTATCAGCTGTTTAA
- the acbd7 gene encoding acyl-CoA-binding domain-containing protein 7 isoform X1 yields the protein MGYSVKFSLAEFEQYAENVKKVKSRPTDQELLDLYGLYKQAIVGDINTDKPGITDLKGKAKWEAWNSRKGMSNEDAMNTYISLAKEAIEKYGM from the exons ATGGGCTATTCAGTGAAGTTTTCACTG GCTGAATTTGAGCAATATGCAGAGAACGTAAAGAAAGTGAAGAGCAGACCTACAGACCAAGAGCTGCTGGATTTGTATGGCCTCTACAAGCAAGCCATCGTTGGGGATATTAATACTG ACAAACCTGGAATAACGGATTTGAAAGGGAAAGCCAAATGGGAGGCATGGAATTCAAGGAAAG GGATGTCAAATGAAGACGCCATGAATACCTACATTTCCCTGGCCAAGGAAGCCATTGAAAAGTATGGAATGTGA